The following are encoded together in the Echeneis naucrates chromosome 9, fEcheNa1.1, whole genome shotgun sequence genome:
- the emb gene encoding embigin — MRRCSKGRKKRPSRTEDRDIIVMSASWKQLFFQIFLLLITCRHINTKTSIPTSAPGVSITPLPLEVRSVVLKGESHTEIIELFNPVALTLKCTWTGGLNPLPNITGYWRKDGDELENSRVTLQLVNKQYDLTRELRIVSEENLGNYSCVFGNEAKVDFILEVPQVGDVRDKPIVSYVGDYAVIFCKIQESKPMPVSWNWYKLNGTDKEQIVVDEKPPRYLIKSENRNTKLLVNNLREADSGWYYCEAVYAISTAISRVELKVISFWEPLKPFLVILVEVILLVAAILLYERSQSQKTCPAENGTNAGETNTQVQTENNGSDESSSMRQRKV, encoded by the exons ATGCGACGATGCAgtaaagggagaaaaaagagacCCAGTCgcacagaggacagagacataATAGTCATGTCAGCATCATGGAAGCAGCTCTTTTTTCAGATCTTCTTGCTTCTCATCACCTGCAGACACATCAATACAA AAACATCTATCCCAACTTCTGCACCAGGGGTGTCCATCACACCTCTGCCACTGGAAGTTAGAAGTGTCGTCCTTAAAG GTGAAAGTCACACTGAGATTATCGAACTGTTCAACCCTGTTGCTCTAACACTTAAGTGCACCTGGACTGGTGGTCTGAACCCTCTGCCAAACATAACTGGCTACTGGAGGAAAGATGGAGATGAACTCGAGAACAGTCGTGTCACACTGCAGTTGGTAAACAAACAGTACGATCTCACACGAGA GCTCAGGATTGTCAGTGAAGAAAACCTCGGCAATTACTCATGCGTGTTTGGAAATGAAGCCAAAGTAGACTTTATTTTGGAAG TTCCACAGGTTGGTGATGTGCGGGATAAACCAATAGTGAGCTACGTTGGGGATTATGCTGTGATTTTTTGTAAAATACAAGAATCCAAACCAATGCCCGTCTCATGGAACTGGTACAAACTCAATGGGACAGATAAA GAGCAGATTGTTGTTGATGAAAAGCCCCCTCGGTATTTaatcaaaagtgaaaacagaaacaccaaGTTGTTGGTGAACAACCTGAGAGAGGCTGACTCTGGCTGGTATTACTGTGAAGCTGTGTACGCCATCAGCACCGCAATAAGCCGCGTGGAGCTGAAG GTCATCTCATTCTGGGAGCCTCTGAAGCCCTTCTTAGTCATCCTGGTTGAGGTGATCCTGTTGGTTGCTGCTATCCTGCTCTATGAGAGAAGTCAGTCCCAAAAAACCTGCCCAGCAG AAAATGGGACAAATGCTGgcgaaacaaacacaca GgtgcaaacagaaaataatggatCAGACGAAAGTTCTTCCATGAGACAGCGTAAAGTTTAA